One window of Elaeis guineensis isolate ETL-2024a chromosome 11, EG11, whole genome shotgun sequence genomic DNA carries:
- the LOC105034715 gene encoding silicon efflux transporter LSI2, with product MALAPTAEVVLGSIAFGIFWVLAVFPAVPFLPIGRTAGSLLGALLMVIFRVITPEQAYASIDIPILSLLFGTMVVSIYLERAHMFKYLGWFLSWKSKGGKDLLCRVCLISALSSALFTNDTSCIVLTEFVLKLARQHNLPPKPFLLALASSANIGSTATPIGNPQNLVIAVQSKISFGKFLTGILPAMLIGVVINIALLLCMFWNTLKINKVDEEVMEEAVDEDEVSSHKFSPARMSHVTQEGACGDDVGKNRPRTKIASLQVSDVKRLLTKKALILKGCVYLVTIGMLISLLMGLNMSWTAISAALALVVIDFQDAGPCLDKVSYSLLIFFCGMFITVDGFNQTGLPSALWNFMEPYARINHASGVVVLSLVILLLSNFASNVPTVLLLGAQVAKSAAAVSPADETRAWLILAWVSTVAGNLSLLGSAANLIVCEQAQRSQLFGYTLTFWGHIVFGVPSTLIVTAIGLPLVRG from the exons ATGGCACTTGCTCCAACTGCTGAAGTGGTTCTGGGCTCAATCGCCTTTGGAATATTTTGGGTGCTAGCCGTTTTCCCCGCAGTCCCCTTCCTACCTATTGGAAGAACTGCTGGATCTCTACTTGGTGCCTTGCTCATGGTCATCTTCCGAGTTATCACTCCGGAGCAAGCCTACGCTTCCATCGACATCCCGATCCTGAGCCTCCTATTCGGAACTATGGTTGTCAGCATCTATCTCGAAAGAGCACACATGTTCAAGTACTTGGGCTGGTTTCTCTCTTGGAAGAGCAAAGGTGGTAAGGACTTGCTCTGCCGAGTCTGCCTTATTTCGGCCTTGTCGAGTGCATTATTCACCAATGACACCTCCTGCATTGTGCTGACTGAGTTTGTTCTCAAGCTCGCGAGGCAGCACAATCTGCCACCCAAACCATTCCTTCTAGCACTAGCATCAAGTGCCAATATTGGCTCCACAGCAACTCCAATTGGAAACCCGCAGAACTTGGTTATAGCTGTTCAGAGTAAGATCTCTTTCGGAAAATTCCTTACAGGTATCCTCCCTGCCATGCTCATCGGGGTGGTCATCAACATTGCACTTCTTCTATGCATGTTTTGGAACACATTAAAGATAAATAAGGTTGATGAAGAGGTGATGGAGGAAGCGGTGGATGAGGATGAAGTGAGCTCTCATAAGTTCTCTCCTGCTAGAATGTCGCATGTGACCCAAGAAGGAGCTTGTGGGGATGATGTCGGGAAGAACAGGCCGCGAACGAagatagcttccttgcaagtctCTGATGTGAAGAGACTTTTAACTAAGAAGGCGTTGATCTTGAAGGGCTGTGTTTATCTTGTGACCATAGGGATGCTGATCTCTCTGCTCATGGGGCTAAACATGTCATGGACTGCGATTTCTGCTGCCCTTGCTCTCGTGGTCATCGACTTCCAGGATGCTGGGCCCTGCCTTGACAAG GTATCATATTCGCTGTTGATATTCTTCTGTGGGATGTTCATCACTGTCGATGGTTTCAACCAAACGGGACTACCGAGTGCACTGTGGAACTTCATGGAGCCTTATGCACGGATCAATCATGCTAGTGGAGTGGTGGTGCTCTCTCTTGTTATACTACTACTCTCAAACTTCGCTTCCAATGTGCCCACTG TGCTCTTGCTAGGAGCTCAAGTAGCAAAATCAGCAGCAGCAGTATCTCCAGCGGACGAGACGAGAGCATGGCTCATACTTGCATGGGTGAGTACGGTGGCTGGCAACCTATCGCTGCTAGGCTCGGCTGCAAACTTGATCGTCTGTGAGCAAGCGCAGCGGTCACAGTTGTTTGGGTACACGCTCACCTTCTGGGGTCATATCGTCTTTGGAGTTCCTTCCACGCTCATTGTGACAGCCATTGGCCTGCCTCTCGTTAGGGGTTAG